A genomic stretch from Arachis stenosperma cultivar V10309 chromosome 3, arast.V10309.gnm1.PFL2, whole genome shotgun sequence includes:
- the LOC130968474 gene encoding histone H2B-like, whose translation MAPKAEKKPAEKKPAEEKKSAVAEKAPPAEKKPKAGKKLPKEGAAAGDKKKKRNKKNVETYKIYIFKVLKQVHPDIGISSKAMGIMNSFINDIFEKLAQEASRLARYNKKPTITSREIQTAVRLVLPGELAKHAVSEGTKAVTKFTSS comes from the coding sequence atggcacctaaggcagAGAAGAAACCAGCTGAGAAGAAGCCGGCTGAGGAGAAGAAATCCGCCGTGGCTGAGAAAGCTCCACCGGCGGAGAAGAAGCCAAAGGCAGGAAAGAAGCTGCCGAAGGAAGGTGCCGCCGCCGGggacaagaagaagaagaggaacaaGAAGAACGTTGAGACCTACAAGATCTACATCTTCAAGGTTCTGAAGCAAGTCCACCCTGACATCGGTATCTCCAGCAAGGCCATGGGAATCATGAACAGCTTCATCAACGACATCTTCGAGAAGCTCGCCCAAGAAGCTTCTAGACTTGCCCGATACAACAAGAAGCCAACTATCACCTCGAGGGAAATCCAGACCGCGGTCAGACTCGTGCTGCCCGGAGAGTTGGCTAAGCACGCCGTTTCTGAGGGTACCAAGGCGGTGACTAAGTTTACCAGCTCTTAA
- the LOC130968472 gene encoding monooxygenase 2-like isoform X2, which yields MAMASATSSLTILRSPSALVSTLSHATKMLMRSGSFQPSNRGNGEVRKEEVVIVGGGIAGLATAVSLDRLGVKSTVLEQAESFRSGGTSLTLSKNGWSVLDAIGVANRLRSKFSQIEGSEDGNQLRSFNLLEEDPSQELRGVERRILLETLASELPKGAIQFSSKLARIEPTSEGDILLELADGSKLHATTVIGYAGIGSPIAKWMGFHEPKYVGYCDIRGLATYSDGQPYEPRVNYFYGRGVRAAYVPVSPTKVYWFVCFNSPSPGPSTTDSSVLKKQAKELVRNWPSELLDIVDSTPDDTIIRNPLADRWLWPTISPPASTGRIVLVGDAWHPMTPNLGQGACCALEDAVVLAKKLAGAIKSKDQDSVEEAFRSYGSERWRRVFPLTVRAHLVGSILH from the exons ATGGCCATGGCTTCGGCAACCTCGAGTCTTACGATCCTGAGATCTCCTTCAGCTCTTGTATCAACGCTTTCTCATGCCACAAAGATGTTGATGCGCAGCGGTTCCTTCCAGCCTTCAAATCGAGGGAATGGTGAAGTTCGAAAGGAAGAGGTTGTGATCGTTGGTGGTGGGATCGCAGGGCTTGCAACCGCTGTCTCCCTTGACAGGCTTGGAGTGAAGTCGACCGTACTGGAGCAGGCGGAGTCTTTCCGTAGCGGTGGAACTTCCCTTACGCTTTCCAAGAATGGTTGGAGCGTACTTGATGCTATTGGAGTAGCGAATCGTCTCAGATCTAAATTCTCGCAAATTGAAGG ATCCGAGGATGGGAATCAACTACGCTCATTCAATTTGCTTGAAGAAGATCCAAG CCAAGAGTTACGTGGTGTGGAGAGGAGAATACTATTGGAAACGTTGGCTTCTGAGCTCCCCAAAGGTGCCATTCAATTTTCTTCCAAGCTAGCTAGGATTGAACCAACTTCAGAGGGAGACATCTTGCTGGAACTTGCAGATGGCTCTAAGCTGCATGCAACG ACTGTAATAGGGTACGCTGGGATTGGATCACCGATAGCTAAGTGGATGGGGTTTCATGAGCCAAAGTACGTTGGCTATTGCGATATCCGCGGACTTGCTACTTATTCAGATGGTCAGCCTTATGAACCAAGAGTGAATTACTTCTACGGAAGAGGGGTGCGTGCAGCATATGTTCCTGTTTCTCCCACCAAAGTATACTGGTTTGTCTGCTTCAACAGTCCATCGCCAG GTCCAAGCACAACTGATTCATCCGTGCTTAAGAAGCAAGCCAAAGAACTAGTTAGGAATTGGCCTTCAGAGCTTTTAGACATAGTGGACTCTACACCGGACGATACCATTATCAGGAATCCGCTGGCAGATCGTTGGCTTTGGCCAACCATAAGTCCACCTGCTTCCACGGGTCGAATTGTGTTGGTTGGAGATGCGTGGCACCCGATGACCCCAAATCTTGGCCAAGGAGCTTGTTGTGCACTTGAGGATGCAGTGGTTCTTGCTAAGAAGCTTGCAGGGGCCATCAAGTCTAAAGACCAAGACTCTGTTGAAGAAGCATTCAGGTCGTATGGCTCAGAAAGATGGCGCCGTGTGTTTCCACTAACCGTACGCGCACACCTTGTGGGTTCCATATTGCATTAG
- the LOC130968472 gene encoding monooxygenase 2-like isoform X1, translating to MAMASATSSLTILRSPSALVSTLSHATKMLMRSGSFQPSNRGNGEVRKEEVVIVGGGIAGLATAVSLDRLGVKSTVLEQAESFRSGGTSLTLSKNGWSVLDAIGVANRLRSKFSQIEGLVIRSEDGNQLRSFNLLEEDPSQELRGVERRILLETLASELPKGAIQFSSKLARIEPTSEGDILLELADGSKLHATTVIGYAGIGSPIAKWMGFHEPKYVGYCDIRGLATYSDGQPYEPRVNYFYGRGVRAAYVPVSPTKVYWFVCFNSPSPGPSTTDSSVLKKQAKELVRNWPSELLDIVDSTPDDTIIRNPLADRWLWPTISPPASTGRIVLVGDAWHPMTPNLGQGACCALEDAVVLAKKLAGAIKSKDQDSVEEAFRSYGSERWRRVFPLTVRAHLVGSILH from the exons ATGGCCATGGCTTCGGCAACCTCGAGTCTTACGATCCTGAGATCTCCTTCAGCTCTTGTATCAACGCTTTCTCATGCCACAAAGATGTTGATGCGCAGCGGTTCCTTCCAGCCTTCAAATCGAGGGAATGGTGAAGTTCGAAAGGAAGAGGTTGTGATCGTTGGTGGTGGGATCGCAGGGCTTGCAACCGCTGTCTCCCTTGACAGGCTTGGAGTGAAGTCGACCGTACTGGAGCAGGCGGAGTCTTTCCGTAGCGGTGGAACTTCCCTTACGCTTTCCAAGAATGGTTGGAGCGTACTTGATGCTATTGGAGTAGCGAATCGTCTCAGATCTAAATTCTCGCAAATTGAAGG GTTGGTTATCAGATCCGAGGATGGGAATCAACTACGCTCATTCAATTTGCTTGAAGAAGATCCAAG CCAAGAGTTACGTGGTGTGGAGAGGAGAATACTATTGGAAACGTTGGCTTCTGAGCTCCCCAAAGGTGCCATTCAATTTTCTTCCAAGCTAGCTAGGATTGAACCAACTTCAGAGGGAGACATCTTGCTGGAACTTGCAGATGGCTCTAAGCTGCATGCAACG ACTGTAATAGGGTACGCTGGGATTGGATCACCGATAGCTAAGTGGATGGGGTTTCATGAGCCAAAGTACGTTGGCTATTGCGATATCCGCGGACTTGCTACTTATTCAGATGGTCAGCCTTATGAACCAAGAGTGAATTACTTCTACGGAAGAGGGGTGCGTGCAGCATATGTTCCTGTTTCTCCCACCAAAGTATACTGGTTTGTCTGCTTCAACAGTCCATCGCCAG GTCCAAGCACAACTGATTCATCCGTGCTTAAGAAGCAAGCCAAAGAACTAGTTAGGAATTGGCCTTCAGAGCTTTTAGACATAGTGGACTCTACACCGGACGATACCATTATCAGGAATCCGCTGGCAGATCGTTGGCTTTGGCCAACCATAAGTCCACCTGCTTCCACGGGTCGAATTGTGTTGGTTGGAGATGCGTGGCACCCGATGACCCCAAATCTTGGCCAAGGAGCTTGTTGTGCACTTGAGGATGCAGTGGTTCTTGCTAAGAAGCTTGCAGGGGCCATCAAGTCTAAAGACCAAGACTCTGTTGAAGAAGCATTCAGGTCGTATGGCTCAGAAAGATGGCGCCGTGTGTTTCCACTAACCGTACGCGCACACCTTGTGGGTTCCATATTGCATTAG
- the LOC130968471 gene encoding UPF0481 protein At3g47200-like, whose amino-acid sequence MGETLNRRIAHLLGRACARDNEVPRSMIQRIPVLLRQDPNFVKYCTPKMISFGPIHHGEQNLKLGEEFKHLWASLYIETFSKQVLVSTEEGAKLKHNIIVAEIKQLRNMFSKDVIGSYNDDELSWLLLVDGCALLYFLDNVDDQHPEALNLKLDQLMYTWRDILLLENQLPLTLLMLLSDEKTVYHLENILYNFVFMGLFKGIEGSVINRNGAKPVHLLDYVRTFYTFRDEYIISMDPPLQEEGRWHRYKNIRDLRNAGIHVKLNKREEWKWNSVSFTSNLFSGELKLPMMIVNDVTPYFYHNLIAFEMCPDFRNNFEFCSYFFLMDSLIDEAEDVKELRLAGVLQNLLGSDKEVAKLFNELGHELPAKMCNYMIRTNVVAYSKGYIQVKHQINEHYQKKWKTWLAEGRSTYFSTPWSFIAFLAAVAALLLTSIQAWYAVHPKISN is encoded by the coding sequence ATGGGTGAGACATTGAACAGAAGGATCGCCCATCTTCTTGGTCGAGCATGTGCAAGAGACAATGAAGTTCCACGTTCAATGATACAAAGGATTCCTGTTTTATTGCGTCAAGACCCAAACTTTGTCAAGTACTGCACACCCAAGATGATATCATTTGGTCCCATCCATCATGGTGAACAAAATCTCAAATTGGGAGAAGAATTCAAACATCTTTGGGCATCCCTCTACATTGAAACATTCAGCAAACAAGTCCTTGTTAGCACGGAAGAAGGAGCCAAGTTGAAGCATAATATTATAGTtgctgaaatcaagcaattgaGGAACATGTTCAGCAAGGATGTGATTGGAAGCTACAATGACGACGAACTGAGTTGGTTGTTGCTTGTGGATGGATGTGCATTGCTGTATTTCTTGGACAATGTTGATGATCAGCATCCAGAAGCACTGAATCTAAAGCTTGATCAGTTGATGTATACCTGGAGAGATATTTTGTTGCTGGAGAACCAGCTTCCATTGACGTTGCTGATGCTGCTAAGTGATGAAAAGACGGTATATCACTTAGAGAATATACTGTATAATTTTGTATTCATGGGCCTTTTCAAGGGAATTGAGGGGTCGGTAATAAACCGCAATGGAGCTAAACCGGTTCATCTTCTTGATTATGTTCGCACCTTTTACACATTCAGAGATGAATACATAATAAGTATGGATCCTcctcttcaagaagaaggcCGTTGGCACAGGTACAAAAATATCAGGGATCTTAGGAATGCAGGGATTCATGTGAAGCTTAACAAGAGAGAAGAATGGAAATGGAACAGCGTGTCTTTCACCTCCAACTTGTTTAGCGGAGAATTGAAGCTTCCAATGATGATAGTGAATGATGTCACTCCTTATTTCTATCACAACTTGATTGCATTCGAGATGTGCCCGGATTTTCGCAACAACTTCGAATTCTGTTCATATTTTTTCTTGATGGATTCCTTGATAGACGAAGCCGAGGATGTGAAGGAACTCAGGTTGGCCGGTGTCCTCCAAAACTTGCTCGGAAGTGACAAAGAAGTGGCCAAACTCTTCAATGAACTAGGCCATGAATTGCCTGCTAAAATGTGCAATTACATGATCAGAACTAATGTTGTGGCCTACAGCAAAGGATATATTCAAGTGAAGCATCAAATCAATGAACATTACCAAAAGAAATGGAAGACTTGGTTGGCTGAAGGACGCAGCACTTATTTCAGTACTCCATGGTCTTTCATTGCCTTTCTGGCTGCCGTTGCAGCATTGCTTCTCACTTCTATTCAAGCTTGGTATGCTGTACATCCCAAGATCAGCAACTAA
- the LOC130968475 gene encoding glycine-rich RNA-binding protein 2, mitochondrial-like, translated as MRLNPALTNATNLLFKNSCPFSPLLFPRHSSTNLLVTGLSYDTNETVLRDAFEQHGELIEVKVICDHVTGKSKGYGFVRFTTETSAATGRKEMHKKIIDGRRIRVCYAHKQA; from the exons ATGCGCCTAAACCCTGCACTTACCAACGCCACCAATCTTCTATTCAAGAACTCTTGCCCTTTTTCTCCCTTGCTATTCCCGCGCCATTCATCTACCAATTTGTTAGTCACAG GACTATCCTATGATACGAACGAAACTGTTCTAAGAGATGCATTTGAACAACACGGCGAATTAATCGAAG TTAAAGTGATATGTGATCATGTCACTGGCAAATCAAAAGGCTATGGATTCGTTCGCTTCACTACTGAAACTTCAGCTGCTACAGGTCGCAAAGAAATGCATAAAAAG ATTATAGATGGGAGACGCATTCGAGTGTGTTATGCTCACAAACAAGCCTAG